One part of the Mycolicibacterium aromaticivorans JS19b1 = JCM 16368 genome encodes these proteins:
- a CDS encoding glucose 1-dehydrogenase, producing the protein MGRVDGKVALITGAARGMGAAHAQLLVSEGAKVILGDVLDDEGAAVAAALGDDARYIHLDVSDPDHWAAAVALVLREFGTLNVLVNNAGIVYRRTLKNLERERWQRVIDVNLTGTMLGIKSVIAPMIDAGGGSIINMSSIQAMRGTPGNHGYVASKWAIRGLTKSAALELAANNIRVNSLHPGMIRTPMTAHMPEDLVAAPMGRLGEPDEVSSFVLFLASDESSYATGSEFVMDGGLITDVPHRMSD; encoded by the coding sequence GTGGGACGCGTCGACGGCAAGGTTGCCCTGATCACCGGTGCCGCTCGCGGGATGGGTGCGGCCCATGCCCAGCTTCTGGTCAGCGAGGGCGCCAAGGTGATTCTCGGCGATGTTCTCGACGACGAAGGCGCCGCGGTGGCCGCTGCCCTCGGCGACGATGCCCGGTATATCCATCTCGACGTATCCGATCCCGACCATTGGGCGGCAGCCGTGGCGCTGGTCCTGCGGGAGTTCGGCACCCTCAACGTTCTGGTGAACAATGCGGGCATTGTCTACCGCCGCACCCTGAAGAACCTGGAACGTGAACGCTGGCAACGGGTTATCGACGTCAACCTCACCGGGACCATGCTCGGCATCAAGTCCGTGATCGCGCCGATGATCGACGCGGGCGGCGGTTCGATCATCAATATGTCGTCGATCCAGGCGATGCGCGGGACCCCGGGTAACCACGGCTACGTCGCATCCAAATGGGCGATCCGCGGGCTGACCAAATCAGCCGCACTCGAGCTGGCGGCCAACAACATTCGGGTCAACTCGCTGCACCCCGGCATGATCCGCACCCCGATGACCGCACACATGCCCGAGGATCTGGTCGCTGCCCCGATGGGTCGCCTCGGCGAGCCGGACGAGGTGTCGTCGTTCGTGTTGTTCCTGGCCAGCGATGAATCGTCCTACGCAACCGGCTCCGAGTTCGTGATGGACGGCGGTCTGATCACCGACGTCCCGCACCGGATGTCCGACTAG
- a CDS encoding DUF4239 domain-containing protein, with protein sequence MIWLLQLPAPLVGVVVVVITVGLAVLGLVLSRRILPQRRLARSGSVAGHVFDLAGVLYAVLVAFVVVVVWEQLNQAERGTEAEASAISDLLRDSTGLPVADRAGIQQSLIDYTKDVVDDEFPRMRRGETIEQQSEHLTAVWNSFLHIEPTKQSEIAFYQQSITRLDELGSARKTRISGSQSEIPGELWVLLLGGGMVMLLFTYTFPSSDVVIHGALIALAGSLLAFVLYLTFAMEHPFVGSIAVQPTAYESVLDTWSQLAGK encoded by the coding sequence GTGATCTGGCTCCTGCAGCTGCCCGCACCGCTCGTCGGGGTCGTGGTGGTCGTCATCACCGTCGGGCTGGCCGTGCTGGGACTGGTGCTGAGCCGACGCATCCTTCCGCAGCGACGGTTGGCACGGTCGGGTTCAGTGGCGGGCCACGTGTTCGACCTGGCCGGGGTGCTCTACGCCGTGCTGGTGGCCTTCGTCGTTGTGGTGGTGTGGGAGCAGTTGAATCAGGCTGAGCGGGGCACAGAGGCCGAGGCGTCGGCGATCTCAGATCTGCTGCGCGATTCGACGGGCTTGCCGGTCGCCGACCGGGCCGGGATTCAGCAGAGCCTTATCGACTACACAAAGGACGTCGTCGACGACGAATTTCCGCGCATGCGGCGCGGGGAGACCATCGAGCAGCAATCCGAGCACCTGACCGCGGTGTGGAACAGCTTCCTGCACATCGAGCCGACCAAGCAGAGCGAGATCGCGTTCTATCAGCAATCCATCACCCGACTCGACGAACTGGGCAGCGCCCGAAAAACACGAATCTCCGGCAGCCAGTCGGAGATTCCCGGCGAGTTGTGGGTGTTGCTGTTGGGGGGCGGCATGGTGATGCTGTTGTTCACCTATACATTTCCCTCCTCGGACGTCGTAATCCACGGCGCACTGATCGCGTTGGCCGGCTCCCTGCTGGCATTCGTTCTCTATCTGACGTTTGCGATGGAGCATCCGTTCGTGGGTTCGATCGCGGTGCAGCCGACGGCCTACGAAAGCGTCCTGGACACGTGGTCTCAGCTAGCGGGGAAGTAA
- a CDS encoding alpha/beta hydrolase yields MLEVIDKGGATATRSTPLLFVHGAFHGAWCWDDHFLDYFAERGYHALALNLRGHGASPSAVPINSCGVLDYVQDVKTVADRLPVPPVVIGHSMGGFVVQKYLAVHDAPAAVLVASAPPTGIAPATVRVAWRHRRQSVRTRSFSRPLDFFAAQGVSRATFYHSATPDEIVIACTSRLSAESARVLYRDLLYRHLARPKRVRAPVLVLGAELDGFFTPKEVAATARAYRTEPVMFPGMGHNMMLEHGWESVADRIDRWLTATLR; encoded by the coding sequence GTGCTCGAGGTGATCGACAAGGGCGGGGCCACTGCCACCCGCTCCACGCCGCTGCTGTTCGTGCACGGGGCCTTCCACGGGGCCTGGTGCTGGGACGACCACTTTCTCGACTACTTCGCCGAGCGCGGCTATCACGCTCTTGCGCTGAACCTGCGGGGCCACGGTGCCAGCCCGTCGGCTGTGCCGATCAACTCCTGTGGCGTCCTCGACTATGTCCAGGATGTGAAAACCGTCGCTGACCGCCTGCCCGTGCCGCCGGTGGTCATCGGTCACTCGATGGGCGGATTCGTGGTTCAGAAATACCTGGCGGTCCACGATGCGCCGGCCGCGGTGCTGGTCGCGTCGGCCCCGCCGACGGGTATCGCGCCTGCGACCGTGCGGGTGGCCTGGCGTCATCGGCGCCAGTCGGTGCGCACCCGTTCCTTCAGCAGACCGTTGGATTTCTTTGCAGCGCAGGGTGTTTCACGAGCAACTTTCTATCATTCCGCCACCCCCGACGAGATCGTCATCGCGTGCACGTCGCGGCTGAGCGCGGAAAGTGCCCGGGTGCTGTACCGCGATCTGCTCTACCGCCACCTCGCACGACCCAAGCGCGTCAGGGCTCCGGTACTGGTACTCGGCGCCGAGCTCGACGGGTTCTTCACGCCAAAGGAAGTCGCCGCGACCGCGCGGGCTTACCGCACCGAGCCGGTCATGTTTCCCGGCATGGGCCACAACATGATGCTCGAGCACGGCTGGGAATCCGTGGCTGACCGCATTGACAGGTGGTTGACAGCAACACTGCGCTGA
- a CDS encoding TetR/AcrR family transcriptional regulator, with translation MPRVKQRTPELRDRVVDVAVSTLCEDGMSGFTTRRVAERAGTSVPAVYELFSDKDGLLRAVFFEGFRRLGGELVAIPETTDELGDLRAVIPVFRRFCLDYPPLARVMFSRPFQELDPAPDQLASAPTVREILVGKVKRCVDTGLLAGDPVDISHVLLALAQGLAVQEAGRWLGTSTSSVDRRWDVGVQAVLAGFHA, from the coding sequence GTGCCCAGGGTCAAGCAGCGCACTCCCGAGCTGCGCGACCGCGTGGTCGACGTGGCGGTGAGCACGCTGTGCGAAGACGGGATGTCGGGCTTCACCACCCGCCGCGTCGCCGAGCGCGCCGGCACCTCCGTGCCCGCGGTCTACGAGTTGTTCTCCGACAAGGACGGATTGCTGCGGGCGGTGTTCTTCGAAGGTTTCCGCAGACTGGGCGGTGAACTCGTCGCAATCCCCGAGACGACCGACGAGCTGGGCGACCTGCGGGCGGTGATTCCGGTGTTCCGCCGGTTCTGCCTCGACTACCCGCCATTGGCCCGGGTGATGTTCAGCAGACCCTTCCAGGAGCTCGACCCCGCTCCTGACCAGCTGGCATCCGCGCCGACGGTGCGGGAGATCCTCGTCGGCAAGGTGAAGCGGTGCGTCGACACCGGCTTACTGGCAGGCGACCCGGTCGACATATCCCACGTATTGCTCGCTCTCGCCCAGGGATTGGCGGTTCAGGAAGCCGGGCGCTGGCTGGGCACGTCGACGTCGTCGGTCGATCGGCGTTGGGACGTAGGCGTGCAGGCGGTCCTCGCGGGCTTTCACGCCTGA
- a CDS encoding crotonase/enoyl-CoA hydratase family protein, which translates to MSGSVSYRKDDAVAVISLDDGKVNVLSPVMLKAINDALDRAEGENAAAVVIAGNDRVFSGGFDLKVFRSGDIDASVEMLQGGFNLSHRLLSFPKPVVAAITGHAIAMGSFLACSVDHRIAGPTYNFQANEVAIGMVLPYPALEIMRLRLTPSAYQQAVGLAKNFLGETALAGGWIDEIAMNDQVLARAEEAAHEFTALNASAHLASKLRARQATLDAMREGIDNIRSEFGM; encoded by the coding sequence ATGAGCGGGTCGGTCAGTTATCGCAAAGACGACGCGGTCGCGGTGATCTCGTTGGACGACGGCAAGGTCAACGTGCTGAGTCCGGTCATGCTGAAAGCGATCAACGACGCCCTCGATCGCGCCGAGGGTGAGAACGCCGCAGCAGTGGTGATCGCAGGCAATGACCGCGTCTTCAGCGGCGGGTTCGACCTGAAGGTGTTTCGCTCCGGCGACATCGACGCCTCTGTCGAGATGCTGCAGGGTGGGTTCAACTTGTCCCACCGGCTGCTGTCGTTCCCCAAACCCGTCGTCGCGGCGATCACCGGTCACGCGATCGCCATGGGATCGTTTCTGGCGTGCAGCGTTGACCACCGAATTGCCGGTCCCACCTACAACTTTCAGGCCAACGAGGTAGCGATCGGGATGGTGCTGCCGTACCCCGCCCTGGAGATCATGCGGCTGCGGCTGACGCCGTCGGCTTACCAGCAGGCGGTCGGTCTGGCCAAGAACTTCCTGGGCGAGACCGCGCTGGCCGGTGGCTGGATCGACGAGATCGCGATGAATGACCAGGTTTTGGCGCGCGCCGAGGAAGCCGCGCATGAGTTCACCGCACTGAATGCCAGTGCGCATCTTGCCAGCAAGCTGCGCGCCCGCCAGGCCACCCTTGATGCAATGCGCGAAGGTATCGACAACATCCGTTCCGAGTTCGGAATGTAG
- a CDS encoding MBL fold metallo-hydrolase, translating into MASTDRLYFRQLLSGRDFAAGDMMAQQMRNFAYLIGDRETGDAFVVDPAYAAGELVEALEADGMHLSGVLVTHHHPDHVGGSMMGFTLAGLAELLERVEVPVHVNTHEALWVSRVTGIPMSSLTAHEHGDKVSVGAIDIELLHTPGHTPGSQCFLLDGRLVAGDTLFLDGCGRTDFPGGDVDEMFRSLQQLAALSGDPTVFPGHWYSIEPSAALSEVKRSNYVYKASNLDQWRTLMGT; encoded by the coding sequence ATGGCATCAACGGACCGTCTGTATTTCCGCCAGCTGCTCTCCGGCCGTGATTTCGCCGCCGGCGACATGATGGCGCAGCAGATGCGCAACTTCGCCTACCTGATCGGTGACCGGGAAACCGGCGACGCCTTCGTGGTCGATCCGGCCTATGCAGCCGGCGAGCTGGTCGAGGCGCTCGAGGCCGACGGTATGCATTTGTCCGGAGTGCTGGTCACCCACCACCACCCCGATCACGTCGGCGGATCGATGATGGGCTTCACCCTCGCAGGCCTGGCCGAGTTGCTCGAGCGGGTCGAGGTCCCGGTCCACGTCAACACCCACGAAGCACTCTGGGTTTCGCGGGTCACCGGCATCCCGATGAGTAGCCTGACCGCGCACGAGCACGGCGACAAGGTCTCCGTCGGCGCCATCGACATCGAGCTGCTGCACACTCCCGGCCACACACCGGGCAGTCAATGCTTCCTGCTCGACGGTCGTCTGGTGGCCGGCGACACGCTGTTCCTGGACGGTTGCGGACGTACCGACTTCCCCGGCGGCGACGTCGACGAGATGTTTCGCAGTCTTCAGCAGCTGGCGGCGCTTTCCGGCGATCCGACGGTGTTCCCCGGGCACTGGTACTCGATCGAGCCCAGCGCCGCGCTGTCCGAGGTCAAACGGTCCAACTACGTCTACAAGGCGTCGAACTTGGACCAGTGGCGCACACTGATGGGCACCTGA
- the rpmG gene encoding 50S ribosomal protein L33, producing the protein MASSTDVRPKITLACEVCKHRNYITKKNRRNDPDRLELKKFCPNCGQHQPHKESR; encoded by the coding sequence GTGGCCTCCAGTACCGACGTACGGCCGAAGATCACCTTGGCCTGCGAGGTGTGCAAGCACCGCAACTACATCACCAAGAAGAACCGTCGTAACGACCCCGACCGGCTCGAGCTGAAGAAGTTCTGCCCGAACTGCGGCCAGCATCAGCCGCACAAAGAGTCGCGCTGA
- the hadA gene encoding (3R)-hydroxyacyl-ACP dehydratase subunit HadA — protein sequence MALSQEFVGRHFRYPDYYLVEREKIREHARSIQNSDPAFFSDEAAAELGYDDILAPLTFTSMLGYAAQTAFFEHANIGITDKQIVQIDQVLKFFKPIKAGDKLYCDVYVHEIRQAHGTDIIVTKNVVSNQDDEVVQETYTTLAGRSEEDGESGFNDGTA from the coding sequence GTGGCTTTGTCCCAAGAATTCGTCGGGCGACATTTTCGCTATCCCGACTATTACTTGGTCGAGCGAGAAAAGATCCGCGAGCACGCCAGATCCATCCAGAACTCCGATCCGGCGTTCTTCTCCGACGAGGCCGCCGCCGAGCTGGGCTACGACGACATTCTGGCGCCGCTGACGTTCACGTCGATGCTGGGCTACGCCGCTCAGACCGCCTTCTTCGAGCACGCCAACATCGGGATCACCGACAAGCAGATCGTGCAGATCGATCAGGTTCTGAAGTTTTTCAAGCCGATCAAGGCCGGCGACAAGCTCTACTGTGACGTCTACGTCCACGAGATTCGGCAGGCGCACGGCACCGACATCATTGTCACCAAGAACGTTGTCAGTAATCAGGATGACGAGGTAGTACAGGAGACCTACACGACGCTCGCCGGGCGGAGTGAGGAAGACGGAGAGAGTGGCTTCAACGATGGCACTGCGTGA
- the hadB gene encoding (3R)-hydroxyacyl-ACP dehydratase subunit HadB, with the protein MALREFSSVKVGEELPERVITLTRADLVNYAGVSGDLNPIHWDDEIAKQVGLDTAIAHGMLTMGLGGGYVTNWLGDPGAVTEFNVRFTAIVPVPNDGVGAEIVFTGKVKSADPETKTVTIALIATTGGKKIFGRAVAIAKLA; encoded by the coding sequence ATGGCACTGCGTGAGTTCAGCTCGGTCAAAGTGGGTGAGGAGCTGCCGGAACGGGTCATCACCCTGACCCGCGCCGACCTGGTCAACTACGCCGGCGTGTCCGGCGATCTGAACCCGATCCACTGGGACGACGAAATCGCGAAGCAGGTCGGTCTGGATACCGCGATCGCGCACGGGATGCTCACCATGGGTCTCGGCGGCGGCTACGTGACCAACTGGCTCGGTGACCCTGGCGCGGTGACCGAGTTCAATGTGCGATTCACCGCGATCGTGCCGGTGCCAAACGATGGTGTGGGTGCCGAGATCGTGTTCACCGGCAAGGTGAAGTCGGCTGACCCCGAGACCAAGACCGTGACGATCGCGCTGATCGCCACGACGGGTGGGAAGAAGATCTTCGGCCGCGCCGTCGCGATTGCGAAGTTGGCGTAA
- the hadC gene encoding (3R)-hydroxyacyl-ACP dehydratase subunit HadC yields MALKTDIRGMVWEYPDTFVVGREQVRQYAKSVKATDPASLDDKAAAELGHAGLVAPPTFMSILAVMIQNHFFQHVDVGLETMQIVQVDQKFKFYRPIVEGDAVRGTMYIESVEERFGADIVTTRNVLIDQHGEMIMESFTTLMGHEGDNSISAGWDPETGQVLRKPVVHD; encoded by the coding sequence ATGGCGCTTAAAACTGATATCCGGGGAATGGTCTGGGAGTATCCCGACACCTTCGTGGTGGGCCGTGAGCAGGTTCGCCAGTACGCCAAGTCGGTGAAAGCGACCGATCCGGCCTCGCTCGACGACAAGGCAGCGGCCGAGCTCGGCCACGCCGGTCTGGTCGCACCGCCGACGTTCATGTCGATCCTGGCGGTGATGATCCAGAACCACTTCTTCCAGCACGTCGACGTCGGTCTGGAGACGATGCAGATCGTCCAGGTGGATCAGAAGTTCAAGTTCTACCGGCCTATCGTCGAGGGTGACGCCGTCCGCGGCACGATGTACATCGAGTCGGTCGAGGAGCGGTTCGGCGCCGATATCGTCACCACCCGCAACGTCCTCATCGACCAGCACGGCGAGATGATCATGGAGTCATTCACCACGCTGATGGGGCACGAGGGTGACAACTCGATCTCGGCAGGCTGGGATCCGGAGACGGGTCAGGTCCTACGCAAGCCGGTCGTCCACGACTAA
- the secE gene encoding preprotein translocase subunit SecE — MSDERESADAAGAGDGSLAGTEDTNGGQTVVVTRPARPTGKRSRRAGATALAEPEEVESTAEELGVEDKPGKKTKAKKKKKAKSGPSRNPILFVWNYLKQVVAELRKVIWPNRKQMVSYTTVVLLFLAFMVALIGGVDLGLAKLVLWVLG, encoded by the coding sequence GTGAGCGACGAGCGCGAAAGTGCTGACGCCGCAGGCGCAGGCGACGGTTCTTTGGCTGGTACCGAGGACACCAACGGCGGTCAGACCGTCGTGGTGACCCGCCCCGCGCGTCCCACCGGCAAGCGGTCCCGGCGCGCCGGAGCCACTGCGCTGGCCGAGCCGGAGGAAGTCGAATCGACCGCCGAAGAACTCGGCGTCGAGGACAAACCCGGCAAGAAGACGAAGGCCAAGAAGAAGAAGAAGGCCAAGTCCGGGCCCTCGCGTAACCCCATCCTGTTCGTCTGGAACTACCTCAAGCAGGTCGTCGCCGAGCTGCGCAAGGTGATCTGGCCCAACCGCAAGCAGATGGTCAGCTACACCACCGTGGTTCTGTTGTTCCTGGCCTTCATGGTCGCCCTGATCGGTGGGGTCGACCTCGGCCTGGCCAAGCTTGTGCTGTGGGTGTTGGGTTAG
- the nusG gene encoding transcription termination/antitermination protein NusG, with translation MTTPEGDTPTGEALVDVIDEDAATPEIEAAPDAEATEAASEAAAEEELDPAAALKAELRSKPGDWYVIHSYAGYENKVKANLETRVQNLDVGDYIFQVEVPTEEVTEIKNGQRKQVNRKVLPGYILVRMELTDDSWAAVRNTPGVTGFVGATSRPTALSLNDVVKFLLPQGAAKKPGKAASTAASAASSEATLERPEILVDFEVGESVTVMDGPFATLPASISEVNAEQQKLKVLVSIFGRETPVELTFNQVAKI, from the coding sequence GTGACAACCCCCGAAGGCGATACGCCCACGGGTGAGGCGCTTGTCGACGTGATCGACGAGGACGCTGCCACACCTGAGATCGAGGCGGCGCCTGACGCTGAGGCGACGGAAGCCGCCAGCGAGGCTGCTGCCGAGGAGGAGCTCGATCCGGCCGCCGCGCTCAAGGCCGAGCTGCGCAGCAAGCCGGGCGACTGGTACGTCATCCACTCCTACGCCGGCTACGAGAACAAGGTGAAGGCGAACCTGGAGACCCGCGTGCAGAACCTGGACGTCGGCGACTACATCTTCCAGGTCGAGGTGCCCACCGAAGAAGTCACCGAGATCAAGAACGGCCAGCGCAAGCAGGTCAACCGCAAGGTGCTGCCCGGTTACATCCTGGTGCGCATGGAGTTGACCGACGACTCGTGGGCTGCGGTGCGCAACACCCCGGGAGTCACCGGCTTCGTCGGCGCCACCTCACGGCCGACGGCGCTCTCGCTCAACGATGTGGTGAAGTTCCTGCTGCCGCAGGGCGCGGCGAAGAAGCCCGGCAAGGCGGCATCGACGGCTGCTTCGGCCGCATCTTCAGAGGCCACCCTGGAACGCCCGGAGATCCTGGTGGACTTCGAGGTGGGCGAGTCGGTCACCGTCATGGACGGTCCGTTCGCGACCCTGCCGGCCTCGATCAGCGAGGTCAACGCCGAGCAGCAGAAGCTCAAGGTGCTGGTGTCCATCTTCGGCCGCGAAACACCCGTCGAACTGACCTTCAACCAGGTCGCCAAGATCTGA
- the rplK gene encoding 50S ribosomal protein L11 encodes MAPKKKVAGLIKLQIQAGQANPAPPVGPALGQHGVNIMEFCKAYNAATENQRGNVIPVEITVYEDRSFTFALKTPPAARLLLKAAGVQKGSAEPHKTKVAKVTWDQVREIAETKKEDLNANDIDQAAKIIAGTARSMGITVE; translated from the coding sequence ATGGCCCCGAAGAAAAAGGTCGCCGGGCTGATCAAGCTGCAGATCCAGGCCGGGCAGGCCAACCCCGCCCCGCCGGTCGGCCCTGCGCTCGGCCAGCATGGCGTCAACATCATGGAGTTCTGCAAGGCGTACAACGCCGCGACGGAAAACCAGCGCGGCAACGTCATCCCCGTGGAGATCACCGTCTACGAGGACCGCAGCTTCACTTTCGCGCTGAAGACCCCGCCCGCCGCGCGGTTGCTGCTTAAGGCTGCCGGCGTGCAAAAGGGCTCGGCCGAGCCGCACAAGACCAAGGTTGCGAAGGTCACCTGGGATCAGGTGCGCGAGATCGCCGAGACCAAGAAGGAAGATCTCAACGCCAACGACATCGATCAGGCTGCCAAGATCATCGCCGGCACCGCCCGGTCGATGGGCATCACTGTCGAGTAG
- the rplA gene encoding 50S ribosomal protein L1, with protein MSKTSKAYREAAEKVDKAKLYSPLEAAKLAKETSSKKQDATVEVAIRLGVDPRKADQMVRGTVNLPNGTGKTARVAVFAVGEKAEQAKEAGADIVGSDDLIELIQGGMLDFDAAIATPDQMAKVGRIARVLGPRGLMPNPKTGTVTPDVAKAVTDIKGGKINFRVDKQANLHFVIGKASFDEKKLAENYGAALDEILRAKPSSSKGRYLKKITVSTTTGPGIPVDPAVTRNFTEEA; from the coding sequence ATGAGCAAGACGAGCAAGGCCTACCGCGAAGCCGCGGAGAAGGTCGACAAGGCCAAGCTTTACTCACCGCTGGAAGCCGCGAAGCTCGCCAAGGAGACGTCGTCGAAGAAGCAGGACGCGACCGTCGAGGTGGCGATCCGGCTCGGCGTCGACCCGCGTAAGGCCGACCAGATGGTCCGCGGCACGGTCAACCTGCCCAACGGCACGGGTAAGACCGCGCGCGTCGCCGTGTTCGCGGTGGGGGAGAAGGCCGAGCAGGCCAAGGAAGCCGGTGCGGACATCGTTGGCAGTGACGACCTGATCGAGCTGATCCAGGGCGGCATGCTGGACTTCGACGCGGCGATCGCCACCCCGGATCAGATGGCCAAGGTCGGTCGCATCGCCCGCGTGCTGGGCCCGCGCGGTTTGATGCCGAACCCCAAGACCGGCACCGTCACCCCGGATGTGGCCAAGGCCGTCACCGACATCAAGGGCGGCAAGATCAACTTCCGCGTCGACAAGCAGGCCAACCTGCACTTCGTGATCGGCAAGGCGTCGTTCGACGAGAAGAAGCTGGCCGAGAACTACGGCGCCGCGCTCGACGAGATCCTGCGTGCCAAGCCGTCGTCGTCCAAGGGCCGCTACCTGAAGAAGATCACCGTCTCGACGACCACGGGCCCGGGCATCCCGGTCGACCCGGCCGTCACCCGGAACTTCACCGAAGAGGCGTAA
- a CDS encoding endonuclease/exonuclease/phosphatase family protein — translation MINSQRIGEGRPLDKKKKSSRPLVTLLVIVSVLLTIASVFARTQPISNIPGLILAVGSPYTPLAALAGLLVAISCRRILLTVLAAGVVGVSIAVQISWYYIGQPPITGTYQNIRVLSSNLRYGQADPAFIVNLTKENADVVTVSELTPEAIQRLKQSGIDATFPYSHLIPAPGAGGAGIWSRYPLDILASTRDEEEGVSIPAARLLVPGLRFDPVLASVHVYSPVAGRSNTIDGWRTGMVSAKTQLDSFAVIARRGAVIIGGDYNSTPDMRQFRDLLTNGYRDAVEQSGSGFAPTFPSNRIFPPLITIDHVLTRNAAAESVRTIEVPGSDHRALLATIRIPIDPTA, via the coding sequence TTGATCAACTCGCAGCGCATAGGTGAGGGTCGCCCCCTCGATAAGAAAAAGAAAAGCAGCCGACCGCTCGTCACGCTACTTGTCATCGTCAGCGTGCTTCTTACTATTGCTTCTGTCTTCGCGCGCACCCAACCGATATCGAATATTCCAGGCCTCATCCTGGCTGTCGGATCGCCCTACACGCCGTTGGCGGCTCTCGCAGGCTTGCTGGTGGCTATTTCATGCCGACGAATTCTGCTGACCGTGCTCGCCGCCGGCGTAGTGGGAGTCAGCATCGCAGTTCAGATTTCGTGGTACTACATCGGCCAACCGCCTATCACCGGCACCTACCAAAACATTCGGGTGCTCTCCTCGAATCTCCGCTACGGACAAGCGGATCCAGCCTTCATCGTCAACCTGACCAAAGAAAATGCCGATGTCGTTACCGTTTCAGAGCTGACTCCCGAAGCGATTCAACGTCTAAAGCAGTCAGGAATCGACGCAACGTTCCCGTACTCGCACCTCATCCCTGCGCCTGGTGCCGGGGGCGCAGGGATATGGAGTCGATATCCTCTCGACATCCTCGCGTCAACTAGAGACGAAGAAGAGGGTGTAAGCATTCCGGCGGCACGCCTGCTGGTACCGGGTCTGCGCTTCGATCCCGTTCTCGCGAGTGTGCATGTCTACTCGCCCGTTGCCGGAAGAAGTAATACCATCGACGGCTGGCGAACCGGAATGGTCAGCGCGAAAACACAATTGGACAGCTTCGCCGTTATCGCTCGACGGGGCGCAGTCATCATCGGCGGCGACTACAACAGCACCCCAGATATGCGCCAGTTCCGCGACCTACTCACCAACGGTTACCGCGACGCAGTCGAACAGAGCGGATCAGGGTTCGCCCCGACGTTCCCCTCCAACCGGATATTTCCGCCGCTGATCACCATCGACCATGTGCTCACCCGCAACGCTGCGGCCGAATCGGTGCGCACCATCGAAGTACCGGGCTCAGACCACCGAGCCCTGCTCGCCACGATCCGTATACCGATCGACCCCACTGCGTAG
- a CDS encoding low molecular weight phosphatase family protein, whose amino-acid sequence MFVCTGNICRSPMAERLAFVLGSQLRIAALTTSSAGIRAVIGNPIHPEAARVVEHLGGDPSDFAARQLTPRIAGDADLVIAMTRAHRDSVLGLAPRQLHKTFTLSEASLLVSERKAKNVADLAALRPHLASGAARDIPDPIGQDSEFFARVGTQIAELLPPILTLCKRD is encoded by the coding sequence TTGTTTGTTTGCACGGGAAACATCTGCCGGTCACCGATGGCGGAGCGACTCGCCTTTGTTCTGGGCTCTCAATTGCGGATAGCGGCACTCACCACGTCCAGCGCAGGGATCCGGGCTGTTATCGGAAATCCCATCCACCCTGAGGCGGCTCGCGTGGTCGAGCACCTCGGCGGCGACCCGTCCGATTTCGCCGCACGACAGCTCACACCGCGCATCGCTGGCGACGCGGACCTTGTCATCGCTATGACGAGAGCACATCGTGACTCGGTTCTGGGTCTAGCTCCACGCCAACTACACAAGACGTTCACGCTGAGCGAAGCCTCCCTATTAGTGTCGGAGCGAAAGGCAAAGAATGTCGCAGACCTCGCGGCCCTACGCCCGCACCTGGCTTCGGGTGCTGCCCGAGACATTCCTGACCCGATCGGTCAGGACTCCGAGTTCTTCGCACGGGTCGGCACACAAATCGCCGAGCTCCTCCCCCCGATACTCACACTCTGCAAGCGCGATTGA